In Actinomycetota bacterium, a single genomic region encodes these proteins:
- a CDS encoding serine hydroxymethyltransferase: MPTPGAPALATVDPDVARLIRDEERRQGDKIRLIPSENYVSRAVLEATGSVLTNKYSEGYPRRRYYEGQDVIDQVELLAIERATRLFGVDHANVQPYSGSPANLAIYLAFLEPGDTVMGMSLPHGGHLTHGWRVSVTGRWFRSVSYGVAEETGRIDYDQVRHVARRERPKLIFCGGTAIPRTIDFAAFAEIAREVDALLVADVAHIAGLIVGGVHPSPVGHAPVISTTTHKTLRGPRGAMLLCDQQHAQALDRAVFPGLQGGPHNHGTAAIAVALREAAEPAFRDYAAAVVANAQVLADELSGHGFDLVSGGTDNHLILVDLTSKGIPGKPAAQALDRAGIVCNYNTVPFDPRTPFDPSGIRLGTPAVTSRGMGSDEMRVLAGWIEQAVEAAKRDDEETLDKIAVEVREVTSSFAAPGIPVSD; encoded by the coding sequence ATGCCCACCCCCGGTGCCCCCGCGCTGGCCACCGTCGACCCGGATGTCGCCCGCCTCATCCGCGACGAGGAGCGGCGTCAAGGCGACAAGATCCGCCTGATCCCGTCGGAGAACTACGTCTCGCGGGCGGTGCTGGAAGCCACCGGCTCGGTGCTGACCAACAAGTACTCCGAGGGCTACCCGCGTCGCCGTTACTACGAGGGCCAGGACGTCATCGACCAGGTCGAGCTGCTCGCGATCGAGCGCGCGACGCGGCTCTTCGGGGTCGATCACGCCAACGTGCAGCCGTACTCGGGATCGCCGGCCAACCTCGCCATCTACCTCGCGTTCCTGGAGCCGGGCGACACGGTCATGGGGATGTCGCTCCCACACGGTGGCCACCTCACCCACGGCTGGCGGGTGTCGGTGACGGGGCGGTGGTTCCGCAGCGTCTCCTACGGCGTCGCCGAGGAGACCGGCCGGATCGACTACGACCAGGTGCGCCACGTCGCCCGGCGTGAGCGGCCGAAGCTGATCTTCTGCGGCGGGACCGCGATCCCGCGGACCATCGACTTCGCGGCCTTCGCCGAGATCGCCCGCGAGGTCGACGCCCTCCTGGTCGCCGACGTCGCCCACATCGCCGGACTGATCGTCGGTGGCGTGCACCCGTCGCCGGTCGGTCACGCCCCGGTCATCTCCACCACGACCCACAAGACGCTGCGCGGTCCACGCGGGGCGATGCTGCTCTGCGACCAACAGCATGCCCAAGCCCTCGACCGTGCGGTGTTCCCCGGGCTGCAGGGCGGCCCCCACAACCACGGCACCGCTGCGATCGCGGTGGCGCTGCGCGAGGCCGCCGAGCCGGCGTTCCGTGACTACGCCGCCGCGGTGGTGGCCAACGCCCAGGTGCTGGCAGACGAGCTGAGCGGGCACGGCTTCGACCTCGTCTCCGGCGGGACCGACAACCATCTGATCCTGGTGGACCTGACCAGCAAGGGGATCCCGGGCAAACCAGCCGCCCAGGCGCTCGACCGGGCCGGGATCGTGTGCAACTACAACACGGTGCCGTTCGACCCACGGACACCGTTCGACCCGTCCGGGATCCGGTTGGGCACCCCGGCGGTGACCAGCCGTGGGATGGGATCCGACGAGATGCGCGTGCTGGCTGGTTGGATCGAGCAGGCGGTCGAGGCCGCCAAGCGGGACGACGAGGAGACCCTCGACAAGATCGCCGTCGAGGTCCGCGAGGTGACCTCGAGCTTCGCTGCGCCCGGTATCCCGGTCTCCGACTGA
- a CDS encoding low molecular weight phosphatase family protein encodes MNHDVADVLVVCTGNIARSPFAEKLLEREARRRLGSTAAVRVRSAGVHGLVGRAAVGEMRQEAGDRGLDLSGHRGAAATADLVGAADVVIAMTEAHRRALVQLTPAAKERVFTLKELARLTREVDAPPEGLSPRQRLREVARTAHRARAYVPPDATADDVADPYGGPREGYRRCAAEIDDLVAAVAPVLFGPASR; translated from the coding sequence ATGAACCACGACGTGGCCGACGTCCTGGTGGTGTGCACCGGGAACATCGCACGCAGCCCCTTCGCCGAGAAGCTGTTGGAGCGCGAGGCGCGCCGGCGGCTCGGCTCCACTGCTGCGGTCCGGGTCCGCAGCGCCGGAGTCCACGGTCTGGTCGGGCGTGCGGCGGTCGGCGAGATGCGCCAGGAGGCCGGCGACCGCGGCCTGGATCTGTCCGGTCACCGCGGTGCCGCCGCGACGGCGGACCTCGTCGGCGCGGCCGACGTGGTGATCGCCATGACGGAAGCGCACCGTCGCGCGCTGGTCCAGCTCACCCCAGCGGCCAAGGAGCGCGTGTTCACGTTGAAGGAACTCGCGCGGCTCACGCGCGAGGTCGACGCCCCTCCCGAGGGGCTGTCACCCCGACAGCGGCTCCGCGAGGTCGCGCGCACCGCACACCGGGCACGGGCCTACGTCCCGCCAGACGCCACGGCTGATGACGTCGCCGACCCCTACGGCGGTCCCAGAGAGGGCTACCGGCGCTGCGCCGCCGAGATCGACGACCTGGTGGCTGCGGTGGCGCCGGTGCTGTTCGGCCCCGCGAGCCGCTGA